The Candidatus Bealeia paramacronuclearis sequence GCTCTTCGTGAGAGATAATTTGTACACATTCTGGCTGATGCGCACATCCGGCAAGTGCAGCCGCAACCAAGCCAAGAGCAGCAATATGTTTAGGTGAGAGTTTCATGTGAAAGGCTCCTTGATATGATGTTTCTCGTGATCCAAGTGTAACGAAGAACCGGACACGCGGTCAAATCACTCAAGGCGTCTTTTGGGTGTCCTTGAGAACAGTGAGCCTCTTCTCATCAAGTCCCGTCATCTGCGCGACAAATGCGATTGTTTGTCCGCTTTGCAGAAGTCGTTTGGCCATGTCGAGTCTTTCTTTTTCACGACCCTCTTCACGACCCTCTTCACGACCTTTCTCAAGACCTTTCTCGAAGCCTTCTTTTTTGCCTTTTTCAGATGCAGCCAAGAGAACGTCTTGCGAGTGAACAGCCTCTTTGAGATAGGCAAAGTACGTATTGCGCTCTTCATTGGACATGTGGATGACCGCCAAGCGTTCTGCAACCTTCTTCATCACAGGTGATTGGAAAGAAGGGAGGACTTCGGAGTGCTTCATCATGTAAAGCCATTCATCGAGTTCATGTTGCACCTGATCGTTAAAACGCGGCAGCGAGATAATGAAGTACTCCGGAAACACGTTAGGTGTCTCAAACATGATGAGACCCTGATTGGCGATCTTCACGTTGACAGGATGCGTGGTGTCAATTTCATGAAAGATCGTCTGCCCATGATAGAGAGGGGATTTCATGGTCTGCGTTGCAAAATAAAGCAGACTGATATGGAAGACTTTTTTGATGCTGGTGTAGTCCTGATTCCCAGAAATACTATCCACGATGAGACGTGAAGAATTAAAACACGCTTTGTGCAAAAAGTTGGGTGTAAAAGAGCGTTCGATCTCAACAATGTATTTATTGTCGTCTTTGTCTTGCACGACAAGATCCGCGATACTGCGTTTGAGATCAAAAGATTCCTTGTTGGACTCGCTGTCGAGAAGAGCATTGATAGTCACAGGAGGATATCCCTGTGTTTGTAGAAGTGTCGAGATAAACCTTTCGATAATCTCGTAATCGCCCTTGTTCTTGAGGATGTACTTAATCGCGTAATCGAAACTGATGAGAGGTTTATCTGACATCGTCTGTCTTGCCTTTTTGTCGTTTATCTATGGACTGACTGTACGGAGGTTACGATCTCTTGTCGAGGTGAAACGCGCGCATTGCATGGATAGTCTAATAATTCCTTCGATGTTAATAAAGCTTCATTCCCTACACCATCATACATCGGGACTGTACAACTACATAGTATATAACGAGGCTGTAATGTTAGCCATATTATAATTATGTCCTGGTCCTGACATATAATTATTTATTCCAATAATTTTCCTTCTAAAAACTCTTCGATTGGCAGTGGGATCATCACATAGATAAATTGCACCGGTTTGTGGTTGAATTGCTGGTAAAGTACTGTCTGCGAATACAAGTCCTTTTGATAGAAAGTTTAAAAGTTCCTTTTGATCCTGTGAAAGTGCTACGGGAGCATTAACATCCACAGTTATCGTAA is a genomic window containing:
- a CDS encoding Rpn family recombination-promoting nuclease/putative transposase; amino-acid sequence: MSDKPLISFDYAIKYILKNKGDYEIIERFISTLLQTQGYPPVTINALLDSESNKESFDLKRSIADLVVQDKDDNKYIVEIERSFTPNFLHKACFNSSRLIVDSISGNQDYTSIKKVFHISLLYFATQTMKSPLYHGQTIFHEIDTTHPVNVKIANQGLIMFETPNVFPEYFIISLPRFNDQVQHELDEWLYMMKHSEVLPSFQSPVMKKVAERLAVIHMSNEERNTYFAYLKEAVHSQDVLLAASEKGKKEGFEKGLEKGREEGREEGREKERLDMAKRLLQSGQTIAFVAQMTGLDEKRLTVLKDTQKTP